The Alteromonas stellipolaris genome includes a region encoding these proteins:
- a CDS encoding TonB-dependent receptor: MRAAQTNEETKPVYLEPQPLVLSLQALATQFNRPFAVNQQDIANIEAPKIEGHYTLAASLTLLLHDTGYAYLIQPHGFTLIQERETPVADIAIEEIAVTGIRASLNISGKRKRENRVISDVIASNDIATYPDRNLAESMQRISGISITREAGEGRQIMLRGLNPDFTLVTLNGMPVLANNDSPMDSRQQKQQDRTFDLNLFSTDLFSEIQVLKSYSANQASGGMAGIAALETAHPFDNPGLNWSVTQQLGNNQFSDHLSKKLSAMVSSTNDKWGALFSISYGLRESQEMGANTFRWREIPPDGADTSKLDPDFTAAWNNGEYRVPRGNRYSVWQSDMKRLGVGASIEYKTVHQHTTFDWLYGSLSGNRFEYHLYPRGKNSTPIVAGETVITAADVNEKNELIYAAYEHAQVGTESRFQHVSTTYNQWVLNSHHDISSAWKGHLLLGLEGASYDIPTSNKAYMQGVTDVVIDYRQDSRFANITYSDDLTAPSFWRMKELDSEQYFTSTQFINAKYTLSFEPSVTSTWQWGVDAVRFENKSELLNIQNFLDKEWEAHFNDIPAGETTSDDVTSINSTVPAFLGTALTTHPKLNWLTLDTNKVFRYFNLPTNTQALQNINHITHEPPSHYQSSVTESRIALFTQWQHDVGRWHVNSGLRVEYEHTRVNNENALLSSIPNIHYINWLPSLNITYELQQDTLYRMALSRTMGRPQLNDITRPVEYLPETNSLYGFNQNLRPYTSYNLDIALEKYTNGVSQFSLSAFSKYLDNYIAYTSETMRFSNTPEYTNWTGDTINADTLVKRITASNTQHAWLYGLEGSYQLETSWPTHPEYKIGVISNLSYTQGHVQYFSSVTGEKLQYTSLPYLSPWLANVTAYWESYALSARLSATYRDSYLARIGDETIIDEDETGFEKSMYLDAVIAYHLGEHWELRAEATNLTNEREEQYSDSTHRAYNTTFSGRNVYLGVTYRH, from the coding sequence TTGCGGGCAGCGCAAACCAATGAAGAAACAAAACCGGTATATCTTGAGCCCCAGCCGCTCGTACTAAGCCTGCAAGCACTTGCTACACAATTCAATCGCCCTTTCGCGGTTAATCAACAAGATATTGCCAATATTGAGGCGCCAAAGATTGAAGGGCACTACACTCTTGCGGCGTCGCTAACGTTATTGTTACATGACACGGGCTATGCTTACCTAATTCAACCACACGGTTTCACGCTGATTCAAGAGCGTGAAACGCCTGTTGCAGATATCGCAATTGAAGAAATAGCCGTAACCGGTATACGCGCCTCGTTAAATATATCTGGCAAACGAAAACGGGAAAATCGAGTCATATCTGACGTTATTGCGTCTAACGACATTGCCACCTACCCCGATCGTAATTTGGCCGAATCGATGCAGCGTATATCCGGTATTTCGATAACCAGAGAAGCCGGTGAAGGACGTCAAATAATGCTGCGCGGGCTCAACCCCGATTTCACCTTAGTTACATTAAATGGCATGCCAGTGTTGGCAAACAACGATTCTCCCATGGACAGTCGGCAACAAAAACAACAAGACAGAACCTTTGATTTGAATTTGTTTTCCACTGATTTATTTAGTGAAATACAGGTTCTTAAGAGTTATTCGGCGAATCAAGCTTCTGGTGGCATGGCGGGTATTGCAGCGCTAGAAACGGCACATCCATTCGACAATCCGGGATTAAACTGGAGTGTTACTCAACAATTAGGTAATAATCAATTTAGCGATCATTTGTCGAAAAAGCTTTCGGCAATGGTATCTTCAACCAACGATAAGTGGGGAGCCCTTTTCTCAATAAGTTACGGGCTTCGTGAATCACAAGAAATGGGCGCAAATACCTTCCGCTGGCGGGAAATCCCCCCCGATGGCGCTGATACCTCTAAGCTGGACCCAGATTTCACTGCTGCTTGGAATAATGGCGAATATCGCGTACCACGGGGAAATCGCTATTCGGTATGGCAAAGTGATATGAAACGGCTCGGTGTGGGCGCCTCGATAGAATACAAAACGGTCCATCAGCACACCACCTTCGACTGGCTCTATGGCAGCTTAAGTGGAAACCGTTTTGAGTACCACCTTTACCCTAGAGGCAAAAATTCCACTCCCATTGTAGCGGGCGAAACGGTTATTACTGCTGCCGACGTGAACGAAAAAAACGAATTGATCTATGCGGCGTACGAACATGCCCAAGTTGGCACAGAAAGTCGTTTTCAACACGTTTCCACAACCTACAACCAATGGGTATTAAACTCACATCATGATATTAGCAGTGCTTGGAAAGGCCATCTATTACTTGGCTTGGAAGGGGCATCTTACGACATCCCCACCAGCAATAAAGCCTATATGCAAGGTGTTACCGACGTCGTCATTGACTACCGTCAAGATAGCCGCTTCGCCAATATAACCTACTCAGACGATTTAACCGCCCCCTCTTTTTGGCGAATGAAAGAGTTGGATAGTGAGCAATACTTTACCTCTACCCAGTTTATAAATGCCAAATACACGCTGAGTTTCGAGCCATCAGTAACAAGTACATGGCAATGGGGAGTGGACGCCGTCAGGTTTGAAAACAAATCAGAGTTGCTTAACATTCAAAACTTTTTAGATAAAGAGTGGGAAGCGCACTTTAACGACATACCAGCCGGAGAAACCACTAGCGATGATGTAACTAGCATTAATAGCACGGTTCCCGCGTTCCTTGGTACAGCGCTTACCACACATCCTAAATTAAACTGGTTAACCCTTGATACCAACAAGGTATTTCGTTATTTCAATCTGCCTACCAATACCCAAGCGCTTCAAAATATAAACCATATTACTCATGAACCCCCTTCACACTACCAAAGTAGCGTTACCGAGTCCCGCATTGCCCTATTTACGCAATGGCAGCATGACGTCGGCCGTTGGCATGTTAACAGTGGGTTACGAGTAGAGTATGAGCACACACGCGTTAACAATGAAAATGCTCTGTTAAGTAGCATCCCCAATATACACTACATTAACTGGCTGCCATCATTGAATATTACCTATGAGTTGCAGCAAGATACGCTATATAGAATGGCATTGAGCCGAACCATGGGGCGGCCCCAACTCAATGATATTACGCGCCCTGTAGAATATTTGCCTGAGACTAACTCTCTGTATGGTTTTAACCAAAACTTGCGTCCTTATACCTCTTACAACCTAGACATTGCATTAGAAAAATACACAAATGGGGTCAGTCAGTTTTCACTATCAGCATTTAGCAAATATTTAGATAACTACATTGCTTACACCTCTGAAACAATGCGGTTTTCAAACACACCTGAATACACAAACTGGACCGGCGACACCATAAATGCAGATACACTAGTAAAACGCATTACCGCATCTAACACACAGCACGCGTGGTTGTATGGATTGGAGGGCAGTTACCAGCTAGAAACGTCATGGCCTACGCACCCTGAATACAAGATAGGTGTGATAAGCAACCTAAGCTACACCCAAGGACACGTACAATATTTTAGTTCCGTCACTGGCGAAAAGCTGCAGTATACCTCACTTCCCTATTTATCACCTTGGCTTGCCAACGTTACCGCATATTGGGAAAGTTACGCATTGAGTGCTAGGCTATCCGCGACCTACCGCGATAGTTATTTAGCCCGCATCGGTGACGAAACCATCATTGATGAAGACGAAACTGGGTTTGAAAAAAGCATGTATTTAGATGCCGTTATCGCCTACCACTTAGGAGAACATTGGGAATTGCGCGCCGAAGCGACGAATCTGACTAACGAACGTGAAGAACAGTATTCTGATTCTACACATCGTGCTTACAACACCACATTCAGTGGAAGAAATGTTTATCTTGGTGTGACTTACCGCCATTAG
- a CDS encoding TonB-dependent receptor — protein sequence MQASFKKHTLALAVLSSVGALSFPTFAQEVPQTNTAEDDIIEQIVVSGFRSSLIKAKDLKRDALGSQDSIVAEDIADFPDLNLAESLQRIPGVTITREAGEGRQISLRGLNADFTQVQLNGMEALGTSSSAMDSRGTTNTSRSFDFNIFASELFNQIDVKKSYSADMDEGGIGGTVALHTAKPFDYEGFKGALSVQAGQNSLTEDTSPRVAALVSNTWDKFGALFSIAYSKRDTSEQGYNTYRWRPRTDQGSDISGLSEADQAAVESGELRFSRGSRYSQFNSDQTRVGATVALQYRPSNDLSFGLDALYGKLESDRKEYHLQSRGSSSTALGCTGPDYNDGARYFCSELVDLDYNENNEVIYSQWANAALHSESRSQIAETEITQVVLNADWVVSSDLSLSGLIGTMSSDYTSNSAKVYLESFADMTIDYRDDRFYGTNSYIGDYDPTDINEFRYHEIDLAENEVNNSFDVAKLDADYALNDQSSLKFGVSMKQFEHESGDVQTANVLRSEWQSGEISDVVDASYTFINDNHEKQNWLSVDVDGVLGSFSVNRDLAASQTPDKVEEETQAAYAVYELDMLLGDSELRANVGLRYYNTEINSSGLVNGTEYVTVTREYDGILPAMNVAWYATDNLVVRASAGKNLTRPTLGSLSVSGTVNTDPLSGSSGLNIGAGNPALEPFETLNMEVGLEYYFDEVGYVSVSHFRKDIENFIASTTVSIPYGDTGYPLALIEGAIDEDGNPQTAATLYNFSQPQNLDDSDFSGWEFGVQRDFDFLPAPFDNFGAIANYTYADGESLHNILVDGETVQVSRPFYGLSEHTYNFTLYFETETWGARVSTAYRDDYLVTVETSSSDQDEAGFHGSTYWDFSTFYNVNDALKVTLEGVNLTNEREEQYSDSDDRLYNTTVSGRTFYLGFTYAM from the coding sequence ATGCAAGCTTCATTCAAAAAGCACACTTTAGCACTGGCTGTGTTAAGTAGCGTAGGCGCGCTATCTTTTCCCACTTTTGCGCAAGAAGTACCACAAACTAATACCGCTGAAGACGATATTATTGAGCAAATCGTAGTGAGCGGTTTTCGTAGCTCTTTAATAAAAGCTAAAGATCTTAAGCGTGATGCGCTAGGGTCGCAAGATTCGATTGTGGCTGAGGATATTGCTGACTTCCCCGATTTGAACTTAGCAGAATCGTTGCAACGTATCCCAGGTGTAACAATTACGCGTGAGGCTGGTGAAGGGCGCCAAATTTCACTTCGTGGTCTGAATGCTGATTTCACTCAAGTACAGCTTAACGGTATGGAAGCGTTAGGTACGTCTTCATCTGCCATGGACAGCCGAGGTACCACCAACACCTCACGCTCGTTCGATTTTAATATTTTTGCGTCTGAGTTATTTAACCAAATTGATGTGAAAAAGTCGTACTCTGCTGACATGGACGAAGGGGGAATTGGTGGTACGGTAGCACTGCATACCGCAAAACCTTTTGATTACGAAGGTTTCAAAGGTGCACTTAGTGTACAGGCCGGACAAAATTCACTGACTGAAGATACGAGTCCCCGCGTGGCGGCGTTAGTATCAAATACCTGGGACAAGTTTGGGGCATTATTCTCTATTGCTTACAGCAAACGTGATACCAGTGAGCAAGGTTATAACACCTACCGTTGGCGGCCACGAACAGACCAAGGTTCAGATATTTCGGGCTTGTCAGAAGCCGACCAAGCGGCTGTAGAAAGTGGTGAGCTACGCTTCTCTCGCGGTAGTCGCTACTCGCAGTTTAATAGCGACCAAACACGGGTAGGCGCAACCGTGGCCTTACAGTATCGTCCAAGTAACGATTTATCATTCGGTCTTGATGCACTTTATGGAAAACTGGAGAGTGACAGGAAGGAGTATCATCTTCAAAGCCGAGGTTCTAGCTCTACGGCATTAGGGTGTACTGGCCCAGATTATAACGACGGAGCACGTTACTTCTGTTCAGAACTCGTAGATTTAGACTATAACGAAAACAACGAAGTTATATACTCGCAGTGGGCTAATGCAGCCTTGCATTCTGAAAGCCGCAGTCAAATAGCTGAGACAGAAATTACACAGGTTGTTTTAAATGCTGATTGGGTGGTGAGCTCTGATTTATCGCTTTCTGGTTTAATCGGCACAATGAGCAGTGATTACACCAGTAATAGCGCCAAAGTTTACTTAGAGTCTTTTGCTGACATGACAATTGATTATCGCGATGATCGTTTTTACGGTACTAACTCATATATTGGCGACTACGATCCGACAGACATTAACGAATTTCGCTATCACGAAATTGATCTTGCAGAAAACGAAGTTAATAACAGCTTCGATGTGGCTAAATTAGATGCCGATTATGCGTTAAATGATCAAAGCAGTTTGAAATTTGGTGTGTCAATGAAGCAGTTCGAACATGAAAGTGGCGATGTTCAAACGGCAAATGTATTGCGCAGCGAATGGCAAAGTGGTGAGATTTCAGACGTGGTTGATGCGAGCTATACGTTCATCAATGATAACCACGAGAAGCAAAATTGGTTAAGTGTTGATGTAGACGGTGTACTAGGCAGTTTTAGCGTTAACCGCGATTTAGCTGCATCGCAAACGCCAGATAAAGTAGAAGAAGAAACGCAAGCTGCTTATGCCGTGTATGAATTGGACATGCTACTGGGCGACAGCGAACTTCGTGCTAACGTAGGACTTCGTTATTACAATACGGAAATTAACTCTTCCGGCCTGGTCAATGGTACTGAGTACGTTACTGTAACACGAGAGTACGACGGTATATTGCCTGCGATGAATGTGGCGTGGTATGCCACAGATAATTTAGTCGTGCGTGCTAGTGCTGGTAAAAACCTAACGCGCCCTACATTGGGGAGTTTGTCAGTAAGCGGTACCGTAAACACAGATCCACTATCGGGTTCAAGTGGCCTTAATATTGGCGCTGGTAATCCCGCATTAGAGCCTTTTGAAACATTAAATATGGAAGTGGGACTAGAGTACTACTTCGATGAAGTAGGCTATGTTTCTGTTTCACACTTTCGTAAAGACATCGAGAACTTTATAGCGTCTACCACAGTAAGCATTCCTTATGGCGATACGGGCTACCCATTGGCGTTAATCGAAGGTGCGATTGATGAAGATGGCAACCCTCAAACCGCAGCAACCTTGTACAACTTCTCGCAACCGCAAAACCTTGATGATAGTGACTTTTCTGGATGGGAGTTTGGTGTTCAACGGGATTTTGATTTCCTGCCTGCGCCATTTGATAATTTTGGTGCTATTGCTAATTATACGTACGCCGATGGCGAATCGCTTCACAATATATTGGTTGATGGTGAAACAGTTCAGGTTTCGCGTCCTTTCTATGGGCTATCTGAGCATACTTACAACTTCACACTTTATTTTGAAACGGAAACTTGGGGAGCGCGAGTGTCTACCGCATACCGCGATGATTATTTAGTGACGGTTGAAACTTCAAGCTCCGATCAAGATGAAGCGGGCTTTCACGGCTCAACTTACTGGGACTTTTCGACATTTTACAATGTGAATGACGCATTAAAAGTGACACTGGAAGGGGTAAACCTAACTAATGAGCGGGAAGAGCAGTATTCAGACTCAGATGATCGTCTTTACAATACCACGGTAAGCGGAAGAACCTTTTACCTAGGCTTTACTTACGCGATGTAA
- a CDS encoding metallophosphoesterase family protein yields the protein MNQYHLWRIGLFGLMNHVVKTCTCGMLVMACLLINYSKATAQEHLDANLVQNALKQAANTEVAFIADVHLHDIYAAPATLAFGHGSQDVTSFDANTSGMSSQKSGSANQFPKDPETQAPLLMRSMQSQLTSTRLFNENYFAFRAALDDIADRGIKLVALPGDFSDDGQPANVKALARILDEYHTRYGMRFFAITGNHDPVRPFTRPGGKPDFLAAKGNEAAIYSPDHIRCINNRAWHCMDDIREWGYREIMQTLKNHGFSANTQDLLYETPFDSIEYEKRGWQWCDEASCIFMPDASYLVEPIKDVWLLAIDANVYIPKGQYADGNFKGSGNAGYNALLTYKPALLRWITTIVKRAKANNKRLIAFSHFPMADFYDNTQSQLESLFGKSSNQLKRMPLPTTTEALDETGLKLHMAGHMHLYDVAPPENPTGLVNIQVPSLAAYQPGYSVVTLLPDQHAKVETIIQREVEDFDRLFPIYYKEWQYRQRGGQTLWNKDILTSPHYLDFTEHHLKEVVRQRYVENEWPNALSTYIKNHTIGDVINQSPCPDLTKDLPVEITSQPALVLAYDYYKLRNAGAFADISGREKWYISGFNEDRLTGCSLPIANDLQRLLIGFLSLLHNAALAIDRTEVTVKGV from the coding sequence ATGAACCAATATCATCTATGGCGAATAGGGTTATTCGGCTTAATGAACCACGTAGTCAAAACCTGTACCTGTGGCATGCTGGTAATGGCGTGTTTGCTGATAAATTACAGTAAGGCAACTGCGCAGGAGCATTTGGACGCTAATCTCGTGCAGAATGCACTTAAACAGGCCGCGAACACAGAGGTCGCATTTATCGCCGATGTGCACTTACACGACATTTACGCTGCGCCAGCAACACTGGCTTTCGGCCATGGTTCACAAGATGTAACCTCTTTCGACGCTAACACTTCAGGTATGAGTAGCCAAAAATCCGGGTCAGCAAACCAGTTCCCAAAAGACCCAGAGACACAAGCACCGTTGCTCATGCGCAGCATGCAGTCACAGTTGACGTCTACGCGTTTATTCAATGAGAACTATTTTGCGTTTCGTGCAGCACTAGATGATATTGCCGACCGCGGAATTAAACTGGTAGCCCTGCCCGGCGACTTTTCTGACGATGGGCAGCCAGCAAATGTGAAAGCGCTTGCGCGTATTTTAGACGAATACCACACGCGCTATGGCATGCGTTTTTTTGCGATTACCGGTAACCACGACCCTGTGCGACCTTTTACACGACCAGGAGGTAAACCAGATTTTCTGGCAGCAAAAGGCAATGAAGCAGCTATTTATAGCCCAGATCACATTCGTTGTATTAATAACCGTGCGTGGCACTGTATGGATGACATTCGTGAGTGGGGCTATCGAGAGATTATGCAAACGCTTAAAAATCATGGTTTTTCTGCGAACACACAGGATTTGCTGTACGAAACGCCCTTCGACAGTATTGAATACGAAAAACGAGGTTGGCAGTGGTGCGATGAAGCATCGTGTATTTTTATGCCTGACGCCAGTTACTTAGTAGAGCCAATTAAAGACGTGTGGTTATTGGCTATCGATGCCAATGTGTATATTCCGAAGGGGCAGTACGCTGATGGAAATTTTAAGGGCTCTGGCAACGCTGGTTATAACGCCTTATTGACCTATAAACCAGCGTTACTGCGGTGGATAACAACCATCGTTAAACGGGCAAAAGCAAACAATAAAAGACTTATCGCCTTTAGCCATTTTCCCATGGCAGACTTTTACGACAACACCCAATCACAATTGGAAAGCCTGTTTGGTAAAAGCTCAAATCAGCTTAAACGAATGCCGCTTCCCACCACCACTGAAGCACTAGACGAGACGGGCCTGAAACTTCACATGGCAGGCCACATGCATCTTTATGATGTTGCACCACCTGAGAATCCTACGGGGTTGGTAAACATTCAAGTGCCATCGCTAGCAGCGTATCAGCCTGGCTACAGTGTAGTAACCTTATTACCTGACCAACACGCTAAGGTAGAAACTATTATTCAGCGCGAAGTCGAAGATTTTGACCGTTTATTCCCTATTTATTACAAAGAGTGGCAGTATCGACAACGTGGCGGGCAAACGCTATGGAACAAAGATATACTCACGTCGCCCCACTATCTCGATTTTACCGAGCACCATTTAAAAGAGGTCGTGCGCCAGCGTTACGTAGAGAATGAATGGCCAAACGCGCTTTCCACTTATATTAAAAACCATACAATTGGCGATGTGATCAACCAATCACCGTGTCCCGATTTAACAAAGGACTTGCCTGTTGAAATTACTTCACAACCTGCACTAGTGCTAGCTTACGATTATTATAAATTACGGAATGCTGGCGCATTTGCCGATATTTCAGGGCGCGAAAAGTGGTACATAAGTGGCTTCAATGAAGACCGGCTAACAGGGTGCAGTTTACCAATAGCAAACGATCTGCAACGCCTACTCATAGGTTTTCTCTCGCTGTTGCATAACGCCGCTTTGGCTATCGACAGAACTGAGGTTACCGTCAAAGGCGTATAG
- a CDS encoding RNA polymerase sigma factor has protein sequence MTQPPNTLDWQILSADEGLERYNALRAFIRGLTNDNIVADDVLQETLLRTSKSAQYAELDNPLAYMITVSKSVLYDHQRKKLPSSVDWQTEELEAANDSPEKSYHNAQKLAFIETVLADMTPLRREVFILRRVDGLSRDEIACTLNLSVEAVKKHLTRAMVELTLKLEAAGWEKNNH, from the coding sequence GTGACTCAACCACCCAACACATTAGACTGGCAAATATTATCGGCAGACGAAGGCCTCGAGCGGTACAACGCGTTGAGGGCATTTATTCGTGGGCTAACCAACGACAATATCGTTGCTGACGATGTACTGCAAGAAACTCTGCTTAGAACTAGCAAAAGCGCGCAATACGCCGAACTGGACAATCCGCTTGCTTATATGATTACGGTGTCGAAGTCAGTCCTTTACGATCACCAACGCAAAAAACTCCCTTCGTCGGTAGATTGGCAAACCGAAGAACTTGAAGCCGCAAATGACAGCCCCGAAAAGAGCTACCACAATGCACAGAAGCTCGCCTTTATCGAGACAGTACTCGCGGATATGACACCACTGCGACGCGAAGTGTTTATACTACGAAGAGTAGATGGCCTAAGCCGAGATGAAATAGCCTGCACATTGAATTTAAGTGTAGAGGCCGTTAAAAAACACCTCACCCGCGCCATGGTAGAACTTACGTTAAAGTTAGAAGCAGCAGGTTGGGAAAAAAACAATCACTAA
- a CDS encoding Ca2+-dependent phosphoinositide-specific phospholipase C → MSPLLGYFLLPHIEIQEQRKMLFWLLLWLSTGFASAADFDENLPLNHYQWIGSHNSYKRALPDSVYQLLSLKNTNKANQLNYAHLSLNEQLSLGLRQLEIDVVNDPSGNQYQQVELASRLNENWLSAHEVKQLAKPGFKVMHIPHVDVMTHCATLKVCLKQLNAWSAFHPEHFPIVVMMNAKETQPDFLKSNKPVLFDEAAFASLDEAIRSGLPGRLVTPDDIRGNAKSLQSVITNNGWPSVKALRGKFIFLFDGNEKQLDRYTQGQNNLKGRSMFASFEPGHPSAAIMIRNNPINQQQDIRQLVESGYLVRTRADANLSASNEQKALQQDAAFQSGAQLISTDFYSQSPQAKRTQYSVHFEQGRLMRTNPINY, encoded by the coding sequence ATGTCCCCGCTCTTAGGTTATTTCCTTCTACCTCACATTGAAATTCAAGAGCAAAGAAAAATGTTGTTTTGGTTGTTACTTTGGTTGAGCACAGGTTTTGCCAGCGCAGCTGATTTTGATGAGAACCTACCCTTAAATCACTATCAATGGATAGGCTCGCATAACAGCTATAAGCGAGCGCTTCCCGATAGTGTTTATCAGCTTCTTAGTTTGAAAAATACGAACAAGGCCAACCAACTTAACTATGCCCACCTTTCGCTGAATGAGCAGTTATCTCTCGGTCTGCGTCAGCTAGAAATTGATGTGGTTAATGATCCCAGCGGTAATCAATATCAGCAGGTTGAGCTCGCATCCCGTCTAAATGAAAACTGGTTGTCTGCTCATGAGGTTAAACAGTTAGCAAAACCTGGTTTTAAAGTAATGCATATACCGCATGTCGATGTGATGACGCATTGCGCGACATTAAAAGTATGCTTGAAGCAGCTAAATGCTTGGTCTGCCTTCCACCCAGAACATTTTCCTATTGTCGTTATGATGAATGCGAAAGAAACGCAGCCCGATTTTTTGAAAAGTAACAAGCCGGTTCTTTTTGATGAAGCTGCCTTCGCTAGTTTAGATGAAGCTATACGCAGTGGTTTACCAGGTCGACTTGTTACCCCAGACGACATTCGAGGGAATGCAAAATCATTACAAAGTGTTATTACGAATAACGGTTGGCCCAGCGTTAAAGCGTTGCGTGGAAAATTCATATTTTTGTTCGATGGCAATGAAAAGCAGCTTGATAGATACACCCAAGGTCAAAATAACCTGAAGGGAAGAAGCATGTTTGCATCGTTTGAACCCGGACATCCTTCAGCGGCCATTATGATCCGCAACAACCCCATTAACCAACAACAAGACATTCGCCAGTTGGTGGAGTCTGGCTATTTGGTTCGTACCCGCGCGGATGCCAATTTATCGGCTTCTAATGAACAAAAAGCACTGCAACAAGATGCGGCATTTCAAAGCGGGGCACAACTTATCTCTACCGACTTTTATTCCCAGTCTCCCCAAGCAAAGCGCACCCAATACTCAGTGCATTTTGAACAAGGAAGATTGATGCGCACCAATCCAATTAACTACTAA
- a CDS encoding FecR family protein — translation MEQQEHLDQAADWFDRFDELDEKGKIALSVWLSDKQHQLAFQRIAQAFGQPEVAMAAINVAANLREQSNLKRNSALNKKPHTSHTHYWAMAASIVVVAVLVAFLKLNQPTPSHNIADDTVALLSETMQLSSPKAQRISQVLKDGSAVYLNGDSHLNVNHSATLREVSLRKGQAYFDVAHEPSRPFIVSVDKVKVEVVGTAFDIDKLSDKTVIRVYDGIVKIIADKTHTLTKGEGIVLENNLWSQTFRLVDDQLPAWRSGWLDIFNEPLYLAVERFSRYLQKPVEITANKDALLTGRFNVAEPEAALKLLASAQGLILEEHQDRFVLIETAR, via the coding sequence ATGGAACAACAAGAGCATTTAGACCAGGCAGCTGATTGGTTTGATCGCTTCGACGAATTAGACGAAAAAGGCAAAATTGCCTTATCAGTGTGGTTAAGTGACAAGCAGCATCAACTTGCATTTCAACGAATTGCACAAGCATTCGGACAGCCTGAAGTTGCAATGGCAGCAATAAACGTTGCCGCTAATCTTCGCGAACAGTCTAACCTGAAGCGCAATAGCGCACTGAACAAAAAACCTCACACATCCCATACTCACTATTGGGCCATGGCTGCAAGTATTGTGGTGGTTGCCGTTCTTGTCGCGTTTTTAAAATTAAACCAGCCAACACCCTCACACAACATCGCCGATGATACCGTGGCACTATTATCAGAAACCATGCAGCTATCTTCCCCCAAAGCTCAGCGTATTTCTCAAGTGCTTAAAGACGGTTCTGCGGTGTACTTAAATGGTGACTCACATTTAAATGTTAACCATAGTGCCACTTTACGTGAAGTGAGCTTACGTAAAGGGCAGGCCTATTTTGATGTAGCACACGAGCCATCTAGGCCGTTTATCGTCAGCGTAGACAAAGTGAAAGTAGAAGTAGTAGGTACTGCTTTTGACATAGACAAACTCTCTGATAAGACCGTTATTCGTGTATATGATGGTATTGTGAAAATTATTGCAGACAAAACCCATACCCTCACTAAAGGTGAAGGTATTGTGCTAGAGAACAACCTTTGGAGCCAAACCTTTAGATTAGTGGATGATCAATTACCGGCATGGCGAAGTGGCTGGCTAGATATTTTCAATGAACCCCTCTACCTTGCGGTAGAGCGCTTTTCTCGCTACTTACAAAAACCGGTAGAAATCACTGCTAACAAAGACGCTTTGCTAACCGGACGGTTCAACGTAGCCGAACCTGAAGCAGCACTAAAATTGTTAGCTAGCGCACAAGGATTAATCTTAGAAGAGCACCAGGACCGCTTTGTTTTAATCGAAACTGCTCGCTAA